From Gossypium raimondii isolate GPD5lz chromosome 11, ASM2569854v1, whole genome shotgun sequence:
CAGGTCACTCACCCTCTTTATAGAAGTTAATAGATaagttgataaaaatataatattttgataaataattatgtaatttttaaaagttaaatcactgaaatgtaattttaatggAAGCTGAGTGACAATCGCTTAATTTCCACTGAAAATACCCGCAACCGTCCACATCCATTCTCTGCTTTCTTTTGCTGGTTCGTTGATTTCTAATCTAAAGTCTAACAGAGTCGAAGACAACAGTCCATATCCAATTCCACGCCTTTCTGAATTTCTATTTCTTATCTGCTAATGGCTTCTTCACATCATTTCTGATTTCTTCTTGCTTGCTTCTTTCCTTTTAGTATTTTCTTTCTTGCCTCTTTTTTTACTCTCTCTGACAGTCATCTGTATCCccaaagcaaaaaaataaaataaaaatggaaccAATTGGTACTGGTGCTACTGCCAATGTCTGTTCCGAGGCTGCCAAAGGTATTTTCCACCAAGTTAAACGTCATATTAGATATGTAATCTTCTACCAGAAAATTGTTGACAAGTTCGAGCAGAAACACTGGACGTTGATTGCAAAAAGAACAAGTGTGCAGCAAGATGTTGATGTTGCAGAAAGGAACGGGGAGAAGATTAAAGCCGATGTCCTGGATTGGCGCCACAGAGTGGAGAAGGTTGTCActgaaaaggagaagaaagTGAAGGATCTTGAAGTCAAAGCAAAGACCAAGTGCTTCTTTGGCTTGTGTCCCAACATCAAGTCTCGCTACCAGCTTAGCAGGAAAGCAGAAGAAGCTGCTGCTACTTTTGATGAGCTTATCAAAGATTGCCAATTTGAGCGCGTGGGGTACCCTGATGTTCCTGAACCCGTAGTCCATACAGACTTTGAGGCCTTTAAATCAAGAGAGGAGGTTTTCAATGATATCATGGAGTCACTGAAAGATGCAACAACAAGCATGATTGGAGTGTACGGGATGGCTGGTGTGGGCAAAACATCGCTGGTCAACGAAGTTGAGAGACAACTCCATGAGGTTGAGGTTAAGTTATTCGATTCAGTAGTCAGGGCAACTGTATCTCGAATTCCTGTAATTAAGGAAATCCAAGACCAAATAGCATACTCATTGGGTTTGAAGCTTGAAGAAAACAGTCTGGTTGTAAGAGCCCGTAGATTATGTGAAAGGTTAAGGAAGGAGAAAAATGTTCTTATTATTTTGGATGATCTTTGGAAGAAACTGGATCTAGAGGAAGTCGGAATTCCATTTGGAAGTCGACACAAAGGATGCAAAATACTGTTGACCTCAAGAGATCAAAATGTTCTAAGCAATGGGATGGATGCTACAAAGACCTTTGCAATTGGTGATTTAGAAAACGAAGAAGCTTGGAAGTTCTTTAGGAAGATGGCCGGGGACAGTTTTGAAAGTGATGAGGAGCTGCGATCTACAGCAATTAAGGTAGCCGAGAAATGTGCAAGATTACCACTCGCCCTTGCAACTGTTGCGAGGGCGTTGCGaaataaacctttaattttttgGAGTGATGCTTTACGACAATTACAGAGGTCTTACTTAGAAAAGAGCTCGGATGATATATCTACTGAGGTACATTCGGCTATTGAGTTGAGTATCAATCATTTATCGAGTGAAGACCTCAAGCAGATTTTCCTGCTTTGCAGTTTACTGCGTCGTGACACTAGGATTGAAGACTTGTTGAGATATGCTTGTGGTTTGGGTCTAATTAAAGGAGTCAACACCATGAAAGCAGCACGAGATAGGCTGTTAAAAATGATGAGTACCCTCAAAGAATCTTGTTTGTTGCTTGATAGTAAAAGTACCAATGAGGAGTACTTTGATGTGCACGATCTTACTTATATTGTGGCCAAATCAATCGCTTCAAAGGACAATCAAGTGCTTGCTTTAACAGAGGAGGATAATGATGAGGATGAGGATGAGGATGTTGTAGCAGATTGGCTAAATAGAGAGTCAATGAAAGAGTGCAACAAGATTCTTTTGCAGCATCCTAGAATCAACAAGCTTCCTGACCAGTTGAATTGTCCGcagctttttcttttccttttgtttagCAAGGATCTCTCCTTGACGTTGCCAGATAACGTCTTCAAGGAAGCAAAAAATCTTAAAGTCTTAGATTTGACTGGCGtgcatttttcttctttacCTTCATCAATTGGTCTCCTAACTAGCCTCAGTACATTGTGCCTAGATCACTGCAAGTTGGGAGATAACCTAACCATTATTGGAGTGCTCAAGAACTTAAATGTGCTTAGCGTTTTGCAATCTGatatcaaaattgtacccaagGAAATTGGGCAATTGTTGAAGCTAAAGTTGTTAGATGTAAGTGGTTGTACTAAACTCGAAAAAATTTCAGCTGACGTCTTGCCACGTTTGTCAAAATTAGAAGAATTATATATGGGTGGCACTTCTATTCAATGGGGACAACCCAATGCTAGTCTTGCTGAACTGAACACACTGTCTCATTTGTCCACTTTAGAAGTTCAAATTCCGGACGCCAAGTCTGCCCCAGAGGGCTTCTTTCAAAAGTTGCAAAAGTTGGAAAGATACAAAATTTGCATAGGAAAGGAATGGGAGCGGTTTGGCAACTATCAGTATTCAAGAACCTTAAAACTCAGGCTCAACACAAGCATTGATGATTTGAATCATGGAATTAAGAAGTTGGTAGAGAGAACTCAAGATTTAGAATTGGATGAACTCAAAGGTGGGAAGATTGCACTGAAGGAGTTAACAGATGAGGAAAGCCTATCACATTTGCAGAATCTGCATATCCAAAATGGTTTGGATATTGAATCTGTcattaatgataaaaatgaatttcCTCGATTGCAGTCCTTGACATTGCAGGGTCTTCCTCAACTCGTTAGCTTTTGCTCTCAAGACAAAATCGATGCTCCCTCATTGACTCAACTTGAATTGCCACTTTTCGGAGAAAAGGTATCTATAACTCTATATCTTTCTAGTTGTTTAGTTATGTGAGattgtttgtttttttccttttgctgTCCTTATAATGGGTTCTTCAGTCCCTAATACTctcaacatattttatttttactagaATTTTTCTACTATATGACACTTTTTATTGGTTGGCAaactttatttttggtttttgagTTATTAGCTTGTCTGTATTGTGTATTCaataagtatgttttaaaaaaatttattctcataaataaaattttagtttttagaaaaaatatgaCATGTTTTGCAATTGGAAGCAtatcaccattaaaaatcattcatacattaaaatttcaaacatgtaatttttattgtatttggtAATTGCAAAAATAGAATTATAAGGTAAATATTcctttaactatatatatacacatttttttacaatatttgtTTGAAAGTAGAATTAACTATGTGCATGGTTGTAGATTTCGTTCCCTTCCTTGGAGAAATTGCACTTGTCATCGCTTAATGTTACAAGGGTATGGCAGAATCAGTTGTCGAATGTAGCTTTTTGCACTCATGAGAAGTTAACCACATTAAAAATCGAGGGTTGTGGAAACATAAAATACCTATTATCATTTTCTATGGCTAAATATCTAGTTCATCTCAAATACTTTGAGATAACTGCGTGCAACTGCTTAAGAGAGATAATTCTTTTGGAGGATATAGAAGAAGAAACTCAGGCTACGATGACTTTATCATTATTTCCTCAGTTAAAGTCCTTAGAGCTAAAGGATCTTCAGCATTTGAGTGGATTTTGTTCCAACTCCCAAAATAAAGTTATTGAATTTCCATTCATGAAGTCAATGACGATATACAACTGTCCAAAATTGGAGGGTTTCATTTGTAGATATACAAGGGAAGGGAACCGAAGAATCTCTAGTCAAGGTGATCTGTTTGACAATAAGGTGGgttaattcttaatttttaggTTTACTCATTTTCTCCTTGTTGGCTTTGGCTTTAATGGTATAGTGgatagaaaattgaaatttttaaggagtaaaaaatagaaagatagaaaacatttatttttctttcctataGTGTGGTTgataaaaaatacgaaaaaaattaaaagaaaaaataaatttctttttaatcatttcttggTACAGTTGAAAATGAgaggaatgaaaatgaaatttttgaaaaatgcataTTTTTAGACTAACAAACAAGCATCTCTCTTATTTCAATTtagaatatttgtttttatgcaTTAGAATGAAAAATGGgcatttctcttattttcttttctctcaattttttttaccaatcacgctcaacatttatttattttccacaAACCCGCACAATAAATGAAACAAACAGCCAGcttctaatttcattatattggcATGAGTGCAGGTTGCATTTCCCAGTTTGGAGGAAATGAGAATTTGCTACTTGAGAAAGATGAAGATGATATGGCGAAACCCACTTCCACCAAATTCATTTCCCAAACTACAACAATTGAGAGTTGAAGGATGTGATAAGTTGTTAACCATTTTTCCATCTAATATGCTCACAACATTTCAAAGGCTGCACCGTCTAACTGTAAATACTTGTGGTTCCTTACAACAAGTATTTGAAATCAtgcatgaagaaaaagaaagtgctTTACTTGCAACCGCTCAACTAAGAGAATTGCATATTGGAGGATTACCAAAGTTGaaatatatttggaaaaatgaTCCCAAAggaattttttcatttaaaaaaatctgtgCAATATCTGTTTTGGGCTGTCGAAGTTTGAAGAATGTATTTCCAGCCTCAGTAGCCAAAGACCTACCACAACTCGGTTATCTTGCAATATCTGATTGTGGAGTGGAGGAGATTGTTTCCAAATTAGAGGAAGGATCAGATTCGGAAATAGCCGTCAATTTCAAGTTTGATCAACCATACGCCCTTATGCTTTGGAGGCTACCAGAATTGAAATGCTTCTACGCAGGTAAATATACTGCTAAGTGGCCAATGTTAAACAAGTTGGAAGTAAGTGAGTGTGGGAAAATGAAGATATTAGGTACACAACTTGATTCCCCAATCCATCCACCGCTTTTCTTGGTTGAAAAGGTATGAATCCTCTCACTCCCACtctatatattaaattgttttaaaaagtaACTTTCTTTTTACTCTAATGaacaaacaaaagaaacccTCTTAAATTCTTAATCCcgaccctaaaccctaaaccctaaatcataaatcCAACCATGAACTCTAAAATCTACAATCTTAgtttaaactctaaaccattaATCTTAGTTTACTATTATTGTcggttatttttttatttaattaattaacacagAAACTTATGATAACTAAGgttgaaatattatttagaaaagttAATTTACTGATGAAGAGAGTATGatattaattaagaattttttgaaaatatatgatGTTTCATTTATGTAACAGATGCTATTCTTCCTGTGTGCACTTTTCTTCTCACGACCATTAGTAATTCTTAATTCGAAGATGAACATATTGACTCCAAAATTGTTTTCTGATTGGTTTTCAGGTCATCCCTAAACTACAACATTTGACATTAGATAGTGATTACATTGCAATGATAAGTGATAGTCAATTTTCAAGCAGCCTTTTTCATGGAATAAAAGCTTTTCAAGTGCATGGCCACGGTGGTAAATCAATTGATTTCCGAATTTCTTTCCTTGAGAGATTCTACACTCTTGAAAACCTTACTATCTcttattatgaaataaaagagCTATTTTGTACTGAAGGAGATACCGGTAATGAGGAGATGTATGCTGGGACTTTGTCAACAATTAGAAACTTAAAATTGGTAGCTCTTAATAATCTAAAAGATTATTTATGGAAGCAAGACGTACAAGTGGACCACATTCTACCCAAACTTGAGACTCTTGAAGTTCACAATTGTTACAATTTGATCAGCTTAGGATCATCCTCAGCATCATTTCAAAATCTCACCACATTGGATGTGTGGAATTGCGAAGCAATGAAATACTTAGATACATGTTTAGCTGTCCAAGGTATGGTCCAACTCAAGAAGTTGATGGTAAGAGACTGCATTTCAATGACAGAAATAGTTGCAACTGAGGGAGATGAAGCAACTTGTGACATTATTTTCAGCAGGTTGAAAAGTTTGGAACTTGTGAATCTACCACGACTTAAGAGCTTTTGTTCAGGCAACCACACATTTGGATTCCCATGTTTAGAGGAATTAATAGTGAGTGGTTGCCCTGAATTGGAGATATTTTGTAAGGGAGTTTTAACTAATCCACCATTATTGCAAAAAGTAGAATATGGAAATGATAACGGACATTGGTATAGTGACCTTAATAACACTATCCAACAAATGTACTCAATAAAGGTATTATTGTATATTCCTTTAGTTTAGCTTTGGTTATTCTGGCTTATTCCATAATATCATTCTTTGTTTCATATGGTTTGGGTTGGGTTCGTTATTGTATATTCCTTTAATCCTTGTTTCGTTGTTGGATTTTGTAGGCTGGGTTCCAAGCTATCGGGTATTTAGTCCTCTCAGAATTTTCCAAGTCAATTGAAATATGGAAGGAGAACATTCATGGAAGTTTAGATTTCAAGAAACTTAAGGTTTTAGAAGTTTATAAGTGTAATAGCATGACATACATATTTAGCGTTTCCATGGCTTTAGATCTTGCGCAACTAGAAGACATAAAAGTGAAACAATGCCCTATAATGGAGCAGATTATCAAAAAAGGAGCAGAGGAAACTGAAATGGCTACACTCTTGTTACCCATGCTTAAGAAGATAAGACTTGAGTCATGTTCAAGGTTGACAAGTTTTTGTATGGGAAGCATTACCCTGCAATGTCCATCTTTGTATGAAATTGCAGTAGATGATTGCCCAAAGATGTATGCACTGGCGTCTAAAAGGGAGCAAGAGGATATAGAGGTAGTTGGCAGAGAAAAGATACCCTTTTTCAATCATAAGGTTAGTCTCTTCTCTTTTGTTTAgtgttttaactttttaatttatttgggtgaaaattaagttaattaatagaATAAGAAACTATAGTACATAATTTCTACAGATAGAAACTAAAAATGTCTTATGTTAAAGACTGTTCTAATTGAATGTTATAACTAATATTGTAAGGGtatgttcttttttttcaaatgaaattgt
This genomic window contains:
- the LOC105804778 gene encoding uncharacterized protein LOC105804778 isoform X2, which translates into the protein MEPIGTGATANVCSEAAKGIFHQVKRHIRYVIFYQKIVDKFEQKHWTLIAKRTSVQQDVDVAERNGEKIKADVLDWRHRVEKVVTEKEKKVKDLEVKAKTKCFFGLCPNIKSRYQLSRKAEEAAATFDELIKDCQFERVGYPDVPEPVVHTDFEAFKSREEVFNDIMESLKDATTSMIGVYGMAGVGKTSLVNEVERQLHEVEVKLFDSVVRATVSRIPVIKEIQDQIAYSLGLKLEENSLVVRARRLCERLRKEKNVLIILDDLWKKLDLEEVGIPFGSRHKGCKILLTSRDQNVLSNGMDATKTFAIGDLENEEAWKFFRKMAGDSFESDEELRSTAIKVAEKCARLPLALATVARALRNKPLIFWSDALRQLQRSYLEKSSDDISTEVHSAIELSINHLSSEDLKQIFLLCSLLRRDTRIEDLLRYACGLGLIKGVNTMKAARDRLLKMMSTLKESCLLLDSKSTNEEYFDVHDLTYIVAKSIASKDNQVLALTEEDNDEDEDEDVVADWLNRESMKECNKILLQHPRINKLPDQLNCPQLFLFLLFSKDLSLTLPDNVFKEAKNLKVLDLTGVHFSSLPSSIGLLTSLSTLCLDHCKLGDNLTIIGVLKNLNVLSVLQSDIKIVPKEIGQLLKLKLLDVSGCTKLEKISADVLPRLSKLEELYMGGTSIQWGQPNASLAELNTLSHLSTLEVQIPDAKSAPEGFFQKLQKLERYKICIGKEWERFGNYQYSRTLKLRLNTSIDDLNHGIKKLVERTQDLELDELKGGKIALKELTDEESLSHLQNLHIQNGLDIESVINDKNEFPRLQSLTLQGLPQLVSFCSQDKIDAPSLTQLELPLFGEKISFPSLEKLHLSSLNVTRVWQNQLSNVAFCTHEKLTTLKIEGCGNIKYLLSFSMAKYLVHLKYFEITACNCLREIILLEDIEEETQATMTLSLFPQLKSLELKDLQHLSGFCSNSQNKVIEFPFMKSMTIYNCPKLEGFICRYTREGNRRISSQGDLFDNKVAFPSLEEMRICYLRKMKMIWRNPLPPNSFPKLQQLRVEGCDKLLTIFPSNMLTTFQRLHRLTVNTCGSLQQVFEIMHEEKESALLATAQLRELHIGGLPKLKYIWKNDPKGIFSFKKICAISVLGCRSLKNVFPASVAKDLPQLGYLAISDCGVEEIVSKLEEGSDSEIAVNFKFDQPYALMLWRLPELKCFYAGKYTAKWPMLNKLEVSECGKMKILGTQLDSPIHPPLFLVEKVIPKLQHLTLDSDYIAMISDSQFSSSLFHGIKAFQVHGHGGKSIDFRISFLERFYTLENLTISYYEIKELFCTEGDTGNEEMYAGTLSTIRNLKLVALNNLKDYLWKQDVQVDHILPKLETLEVHNCYNLISLGSSSASFQNLTTLDVWNCEAMKYLDTCLAVQGMVQLKKLMVRDCISMTEIVATEGDEATCDIIFSRLKSLELVNLPRLKSFCSGNHTFGFPCLEELIVSGCPELEIFCKGVLTNPPLLQKVEYGNDNGHWYSDLNNTIQQMYSIKAGFQAIGYLVLSEFSKSIEIWKENIHGSLDFKKLKVLEVYKCNSMTYIFSVSMALDLAQLEDIKVKQCPIMEQIIKKGAEETEMATLLLPMLKKIRLESCSRLTSFCMGSITLQCPSLYEIAVDDCPKMYALASKREQEDIEVVGREKIPFFNHKVLCANLQYLELSSTNIKILWPDKPDRATSSNVLNLQILIVKGCHNLEYLFPSLLAKKFERLHQLSLFDCKNMEEIIFTDGLAAGEGIPQIYLFTKLQILEFIRLPKLRTFCHQENSETNTLFNQKVAFPSLNDLRIVGMGKCRKIWHDKLTMGSFHELTFLVVEHCDKLSNVLPFDMVERLEKLETLQILECESVEEIIGLADDHGLNSNESIELKSTTKFVFPRIRQLILPRWRHSLGSISTLEKHKERTNPLSLFNNPYFGSLRKHSPI
- the LOC105804778 gene encoding uncharacterized protein LOC105804778 isoform X1, coding for MEPIGTGATANVCSEAAKGIFHQVKRHIRYVIFYQKIVDKFEQKHWTLIAKRTSVQQDVDVAERNGEKIKADVLDWRHRVEKVVTEKEKKVKDLEVKAKTKCFFGLCPNIKSRYQLSRKAEEAAATFDELIKDCQFERVGYPDVPEPVVHTDFEAFKSREEVFNDIMESLKDATTSMIGVYGMAGVGKTSLVNEVERQLHEVEVKLFDSVVRATVSRIPVIKEIQDQIAYSLGLKLEENSLVVRARRLCERLRKEKNVLIILDDLWKKLDLEEVGIPFGSRHKGCKILLTSRDQNVLSNGMDATKTFAIGDLENEEAWKFFRKMAGDSFESDEELRSTAIKVAEKCARLPLALATVARALRNKPLIFWSDALRQLQRSYLEKSSDDISTEVHSAIELSINHLSSEDLKQIFLLCSLLRRDTRIEDLLRYACGLGLIKGVNTMKAARDRLLKMMSTLKESCLLLDSKSTNEEYFDVHDLTYIVAKSIASKDNQVLALTEEDNDEDEDEDVVADWLNRESMKECNKILLQHPRINKLPDQLNCPQLFLFLLFSKDLSLTLPDNVFKEAKNLKVLDLTGVHFSSLPSSIGLLTSLSTLCLDHCKLGDNLTIIGVLKNLNVLSVLQSDIKIVPKEIGQLLKLKLLDVSGCTKLEKISADVLPRLSKLEELYMGGTSIQWGQPNASLAELNTLSHLSTLEVQIPDAKSAPEGFFQKLQKLERYKICIGKEWERFGNYQYSRTLKLRLNTSIDDLNHGIKKLVERTQDLELDELKGGKIALKELTDEESLSHLQNLHIQNGLDIESVINDKNEFPRLQSLTLQGLPQLVSFCSQDKIDAPSLTQLELPLFGEKISFPSLEKLHLSSLNVTRVWQNQLSNVAFCTHEKLTTLKIEGCGNIKYLLSFSMAKYLVHLKYFEITACNCLREIILLEDIEEETQATMTLSLFPQLKSLELKDLQHLSGFCSNSQNKVIEFPFMKSMTIYNCPKLEGFICRYTREGNRRISSQGDLFDNKVAFPSLEEMRICYLRKMKMIWRNPLPPNSFPKLQQLRVEGCDKLLTIFPSNMLTTFQRLHRLTVNTCGSLQQVFEIMHEEKESALLATAQLRELHIGGLPKLKYIWKNDPKGIFSFKKICAISVLGCRSLKNVFPASVAKDLPQLGYLAISDCGVEEIVSKLEEGSDSEIAVNFKFDQPYALMLWRLPELKCFYAGKYTAKWPMLNKLEVSECGKMKILGTQLDSPIHPPLFLVEKVIPKLQHLTLDSDYIAMISDSQFSSSLFHGIKAFQVHGHGGKSIDFRISFLERFYTLENLTISYYEIKELFCTEGDTGNEEMYAGTLSTIRNLKLVALNNLKDYLWKQDVQVDHILPKLETLEVHNCYNLISLGSSSASFQNLTTLDVWNCEAMKYLDTCLAVQGMVQLKKLMVRDCISMTEIVATEGDEATCDIIFSRLKSLELVNLPRLKSFCSGNHTFGFPCLEELIVSGCPELEIFCKGVLTNPPLLQKVEYGNDNGHWYSDLNNTIQQMYSIKAGFQAIGYLVLSEFSKSIEIWKENIHGSLDFKKLKVLEVYKCNSMTYIFSVSMALDLAQLEDIKVKQCPIMEQIIKKGAEETEMATLLLPMLKKIRLESCSRLTSFCMGSITLQCPSLYEIAVDDCPKMYALASKREQEDIEVVGREKIPFFNHKVLCANLQYLELSSTNIKILWPDKPDRATSSNVLNLQILIVKGCHNLEYLFPSLLAKKFERLHQLSLFDCKNMEEIIFTDGLAAGEGIPQIYLFTKLQILEFIRLPKLRTFCHQENSETNTLFNQKVAFPSLNDLRIVGMGKCRKIWHDKLTMGSFHELTFLVVEHCDKLSNVLPFDMVERLEKLETLQILECESVEEIIGLADDHGLNSNESIELKSTTKFVFPRIRQLILRKLPKLIGFYSKVHTTDWPLLKLLEVCECSKVETFAGEYINFRETQGENQPVISVQQPLFWVTKETFPNLEELFLVWNGYMKVWLGHGPDPKQYCPKLRKLHCPKT